The DNA sequence aagccctgaccgaagtcgaaaacaagcgacatttctaagcagagtcccagtccactgcatcacacctttttgctcggatgcgctcgtttcaccgcccaacctttatccgccctggacAAGATAATAgcgagattaagattcacgtttacgccaaacggcagacgtgaatttgtaACACGTGACCTAGTTTTCCCTTAATTTTCCgtttactctttattgcttctacacaaaaataagtagttttatgccgttttaaccataggaatcgttcgggactgtttttatctgtttactttctattctgagaaattctcaacttgagtctgaagtttgccgtttgcggtaaacgtgaatcttaatctctctaatatttTCGGTGTACTCGAGTTGTTCGTAATTCAAACTTATCAAGAGCTAGGAGGTATTTTTGAGGATGGCTGAACAATCAAGAAGATTTGTGTATCTGGACAAACCTATAGACAAGTTTATCGAAGaccaaaaaaacaagaacactctTTCAAAGACACGAAGAGATGTAAGTTTACTGACTGAGTTTCTCAACTCCAAAAATGAAAGCAGAAGAATCGAGGAAATCCCGCCAAAAGAGCTTAATGAATATATCAGTGAATTCATTGTAGCTGTTAGAAGAAAAGATGGTGAAGATTTCGAGCCTTCCAGTTTAAGAGGGCTAATTTGCAGCTTTAATGGGCACTTGAAAGCCTGCAAATATCCTTGCAGTGTTATTGAAGACAGCCAGTTTGAACAAGCGAGACAAGCTTTAGAAGCTCGAAGTAAAGAACTCAAAAAAGACGGCAaaggaaacaagccaaaagcaGCAGAAGCTATTACCGACGAAGAAGTAAACATTTTGTACAATAAACAGTTACTTGGAATTTCAAATGCTGAGGCCTTGCTAAATACGATGTGGTTTATGAACACCAAACACTTTGGATTGAGAGGATGTGATGAGCACCGTCGTATGAAGTGGGGAGACGTTCAACTGTTAACAGATGTGAATGGAGCTGAATATCTAGAATATTCAGAGAGACAGAGAAAAACGAGAACCGGAGCCGAACCTCGGAATGTCAGAGCAGTTAAACCTAAAGCTTACAGTTTCGCAAACGGTTCACCGGACAGAGATCCAGtgtttgtttacaaagtttATTGTGAGAAAAGACCTAGCTCGATGACGGATAGCGATTCACCGTTTTATCTTGGTATTAATCATACTAAGAATCCTACAGAAAAACCATGGTTCAAGGCCAGTGCTATGGGAGTCAACAAGTTAAATAGTTTAATGAAAACTATGGCAGACAAAGCAGGCTTTGATGAGAAGCGAAGACTTACCAACCACAGCGCACGGAAAACTATGATACAAAAACTGAACGACAACAACATTCCACCAACTCATATAATGCAATTATCTGGTCATAGAAACGTCCAAAGCGTCAACAATTACAGTACCGTCTCAAacgaacaacagaaaaacatgtCTTTGATTCTGAGTGGAAACACTACAAGTACGTCTGTAGAAAAAAGGCCAGTGTCGAGTTCACGAAGTGGAGTGGCCACCAAGTGCTGCGAATCTTCATTCATGAAAAGTTCTAGTTTTCCTGCAGCAGGTCCATTCAGTGGAGCAGTGTTTCACGGAGGACAGTTAAACATAGCCATAAACACTGTAAACAAGTCACCAACTTCCACCGATCACTCAACAGAATCTACACGAAGCTTCAAACGCATCAAGCGCGTGTTTGAATCGTCAGACGAAGACAGCCCTACGCAGTGACAAACTAAACTTTATTGTCTTTACCAATTTTGGATTTGTTTCTTTCGTTATTTCCTTATTTAATTAAGAATTGAAATGTTTGCTATCCTTTGCACCAGTTATGATTTTTGattggtgatattttcacatgtcgattttagtaaaaacttaatttttcgAAGAGAATTTAATACAGGAGTTCTGTAATTATTTTAGAGAACCAATTAAAGctggataaataaaaaaaatctcagtatgtataaaataaacaaattacagcaTGGAAAGCGCTTTGTACGGAATTTTCACACTCGTTggttttgtatcagaaatctcactcgttcgctgcgctcactcgttcgatttcagATACTTCACCAACTCGTGTGAAAATCCCGTACGCAcgcgctttccatgaagtaatctctataTTTTCTAAGTAGTGAGAACCAACTTGTACAGCAAACAGTACCAAAGGAACAAATTGGTCATAATTTAGTTCATGCCACTACCTGTATGTTTATTTCACGGTGTATGGTTGTATTTTCTTAGAACTAAACCTTGAAAGGAACAAGGAGCAGTTGGAATTATGGAAGTCTTCTCTAAGAGAACACAAACAAGCTCACATAGGAAAAAGGTGAGTTGTTTAGCTTAGAGGgcattttcaacattttgctGTCATACTGTACATCATAGCTTTTTCACATATAGTGCAGTAATATAATAGAGCGCGGAGACAAGCTTCCATTATAGAAAATGGAAACCTATCAATGCTCAATGCAAGTTTGGTGGTCACGTGATCGTCCGTAGGTCCTCATCCACCCCTGTTTCTAAGCTGGGGTGAAATTTCGCATTCAAACAACCGCGCGTTTGGGCGGTAAAATCGCTTGGCCACCTGGACTTTTAGAttgaaaaaacaagaaagtcGAGTAACGTGACGTACTGAAGGTGTGGTCCTGAGGATATCTGCCATAGTGAGATTTGACTGTGCAGCGCTGAGGACCAATTCACAGATGCAAGTTTTGTCATCTGTCGTATACTATTCACaaagtttgctttgttttgaagGGAATCACTGGTGAAGTTAACCGCTCAGCTTGGCATGAGGCGTCGGCAGCTTATCTCTGAACTAATGAGTATTTACCCAATTGTTGAGGTAAGATGTAATTACTAACAATGGGCATAAAGTGCAAAAATTAACGCACCGTCGTGTTTTCTTTGTACCTGACTAATTATTTTCAGTATGTTTGAACATTTGTCATATGTCAATAAAGAGAGGCTCTCTGCTACAATATTCCATGTTGAACTTATCAATGTTTGTCAAATTACTTTCTTGATCAGTTAAAAGGTACCAAAGAAAAGCTTATTTGTGGAGTGCGGCTTCCCAATAGTGAGTCTGATGAATTTACAGGTAAGATGTTTTTATTACGATTATGCCCATGTTTTACTGGAATCAACATGTTCGGATTTGCTGTTTAAAAGgctaaaatgaaatttgaattaaACTAAAACCGCGAATTTAAAATGTGCATTGAAAGGTTAAGTAGTATGTCTTAGTGAATAACTAGTTGGATGGAAGGAGGGAAGGAGGGGGGCTTCAACAaatttaagaaatggtaaacgtgcagcatGCAACCATCGAGTTATGCACGCGgaaggttgctaagcacgaaagaagcgtaagggTTGCTACAGGCGTAgccgagagcaactctagcttcttgagtgctttgCAAACCCCTCAAGTGTTGTTATCAATGTGTTATCTCTATCAGTGTTTTAACTAGCTAGAACCTTGTTTAAGAATGCATCTAGCCTTCATCTACCTATCCATCAGTCCACTTTAAAGTCATTTATCCGTCCGTTTTCAAATCTGCTAAGGAGGAAAACAGTACAGCCGTATCTAACAGATTTTTTAGTTCCACCGAACAAAGTTTTGGGACCTCTGGTGTCTGTCCAGCGTTATTCCCCTTTTTCAAGGACTGTAAAGCGTTGCCAAGCGAAATCGTTAACATTAAGTCCGCTGATCGATTCGAAAAAGTCTTATTTGAGTATTTAAGTCCGTTGCAGGATTTGTGTCTTTTGAATAAATGTTGAATCAGTAGAGCAATAGCACGGGATAAAGCAGTTGTATAGCTTGACTGAATGCAATTTTACACACCCTAGAAATAACAGGTACTAATTCTTAACAGAAACTCAACGTTTATCTTGTCAGTCAGGTGAAAACATCTTTCACATGGTTACTGATTAACGGACAGTTCCTGTGGTGCaaaaatgtctttgttttttaaaccaGTCCAACGCTCCAGGACAGACAGCTCTTTCCATTAGCTGCTAGGTGATAcaagttgtattttttttttcttttctagctATGGATGATGAAACTCTTGCAGTTGCTTTGGGTTACACGTGTCATGTGGTCAGCATGATTGCTAGATTTCTGCAACTGCCTCTGAGATATCCAGTGAATTCTCATGGCTCTAGGTCTACCATTGTAGATTTGACAAGTGAAAAGGTTCCAGAAAAGGACAGAAAGTAAGCACTGGCCATAACAAGAGTGGTTTTTTGACTAAAATTAATTCTTGGATCGAATTTGAGGAAATTGGCATGAATTAGGCTATGTTTGCACCATACCGGAAAACATTTTTTGCCGACATGGAAAGCTGTTCTGTACATTATGAACGGCAACAATCCACAACTGGAGCAAGTCGTATACACTCCTCGAACATCGTGCCAGAACGATTGGCCGAGATGGTCTGGTAAACTAAATCCTAATTCTCACATCTGAATATTTTCTTCCatctcagtgggttccagtcgACACTCCTACTCATTTACTTCCGCTACGGTCCGAATACTTGTACACACTCCAACGAAGAGTGGCAGTACGCCATCCGGTATGTGACGTTTCACTTTCGAGATCGGcacggcgcagcttcgctctgTTACAAAAATCGCACCaagaacagaagccctatcatGTATGGTTTTCATGTCAGCGCAAGAGCTATAGTGTAAACATCGCTTAAATGTCGAGCTCTCTTTTAAATATGTCGCAGAGTTGATTTGACGCATCTGAACACAATATGTTTCATACTGCTGTAACTCTAGGTTGCAAGtgaattgttattttattattagtgCTGATGATAAATACATAAAACACTTCTTTTGTTACACCTTTTTCAGATTTCCATTACATAACAGAGGCAAAGAACTAGCCAAGTTTTTCTATGGAATATTTCTTTTGAACAAGAACATAGCTCAGGTAGAATCTCAATTTAAATGTTTGTATGGTGCTAACAACTAACAAATAACCTTTATTTTGAAAGAAGGCAGGCTAGCATATGAGCAttgttttccccttttttaGACCTTAAActtatatttacttttttttcgccATAGCTTTCAAACGCTGTTCATTGAGATGTGTAAATTTGTCAAACTATCTAAAGTCGGTCACTTCCCTCCAATTCAGATCGTTATTGTCACATTGTTTGGTAGCGGAGCTTCCATGACATTGAAATTCTGTCTAGCATTTGATTTTcactaattttcttttaaagccTATTGATAGGTCATTTGTTTTCCTTATTCGGGTGACGGTGACTGATTCCTGAAATGATCAACGCAGTTAGGGATCAATTCTTCCCttatttttcggaattttgtttgaaaaacttcATATCTCTTCAAGACTAAATAACTTAAGCTTCCAACTTATTAGCACTTGTACTTATGGCTTGTTTTCACCGTCACGCCGTCACAAATTAAAATCGAAACCATTCCATggataaagtttttttttagaatcTGGGATATTAGAGAAAATAAGTGTGCAAACAGTTTCGCCTAGATTCTGCAGGTCGCTGCGATTTTTCATATGTCAAATATTCGAGGAAATGTGTTACCCAAATCTGTAGAacgttgtatggagacgccatattggtgtctcTTTGAGGGGCATGGGTGCGGCCGCAAACTGGCCGAGAAATCTGTCAGGGTTTTGCCTAAACAATAAAAGAGTTCTTACTCAAAGACACGATCTGGGACCCGTTTCCATTGTTATAGAATATTGCTTCGCggagaaacatttattttttttatatatatccTTTGCCAAGCTAATATTCTCGTGGTCGAACAGAGCAACGTATCGTCGAGCTGGAAGGTCTCTTTTCGATAGTAGTGAATTTGAAACTGATAATTTCTTGGAACGAACATGAAATGATCTGTTTTCAGGCCAAGTAACGGTGAAGCCTTAAGATCTTTTGCATGTACTGACCAATGTCTGTGTAGAAACCCGCTGTCTTTATTAATATATTTACTACAGTctgtattttgaaatttagatcCGTCAGGTTAACGGGCTTGGGACGCCGAACTTACGTAACACTCTGCCGAACCTAAAAGACTTGCTGGATACGAAATTTCGAACAAGGTATGTGTCGAGACTCGCCAAGACATTAAGTGTCCTGTCCAAGATTTTGTTTGGCAAGCCAGCTTAATGCTTAATTGTATAAAAAACGTATAACAGCTAGATGTCTAATAGTTTTATTTCGTTGGTAGCGTAAGCACTGTACTTTAAATGTTTAGTTGAAGCAGTTACGAAAGAAAAGACTGGCATGTTTCGGAACTCCCGTTGATActaactaaaataataaagaaacagaaacagtCTTTTTTTTGGTCTGTCTCAAGCCTAATTTAATTACGGTTGAACTGTCCGTTGAGTGTTGTCTGTGCTCAATAATTAGTTTcctgtttatgtattttttgcTTAGACATACTAAACCTGTTCCTGCACATTCAAAACCCGCTACTATTTGtaatttctttctctctttttttagtGATTTGGTTAAATCTGCTCCACTCACAATAATACGAAAGTCTCCATTAAAACCCCACAAGAACCGATCCTCGACTTCAGAGGATTCCTCTCCTCGGCCAAGGCCTCCTTCATTTGATAACGTCATGCTTCAGTCTATGGACGCTACTACATCTGAACCCAAACCTGATTTACTGGATTTATCGGTAAATCCTGAACCACCAGCAAATCCTGATACAACAGATGCACCAGTAAGATCTGCTGACCACGATATACCGACAAAACCTGCCTTACCGGACAAACCAGGAAAACCTACTCTACCAGATAAACCAGCAAAACTTGTTTTACTTGATACACCAGCAAAACCCCCTATACCGGAAAAACCGGCAAGACTATCTTCACATGACCAACTGGTGAAGCCCACTTTACCGTTAAAACCAGCAAAAACTGCTTTTCCTGTTCAACATGAAAACTGTGGTGTAGCAGTTCCTCTTAGTGCAGATCAAGTTCAtcaaacgcagactgcagataAGTCTCCAATGGCAACAGAAAATTCTATTGCAATTGGCCAGAACAGGTCGAATGGTTTATTTGCGGGGAATGTGGCGGATCATAGGCAAGGAGCTGTTACTGAGGAGAGTGCCCTGTTCATACCCTCACAAGGAACAAGCAGATTTTTGGGTCAGCAGCGGATGAGAAAATCACTAAAGCATCAGAGAAATACAGTAACGACTGGTAAACCTTACAGGACGTTTTCACTTAAGGCGCGCAGAAGCAACACTCAGTCGCAGAAACAAAAGTTGGTTAGAACTGGAAGTGCTGATAGCACGAATACGGGGAAGGAAGCTTCTATTAATTTTGCAGGAAATACTGTTAATAACTTTATACAGTTTGAAGGAAGACCATCCCATCCTAATCAGTCAGAAAGTGGTGACAGTGGCAGTATGAGGCAAGGTTAGTTAGATATACAACTTTCAACTTAACACATTTTAAACACATAACCACTCTATCAGTGAGTTACAAAATAGAACCATTGTTAAACTGGCCGCACACGCAATGTGACCATGAGCTACTACAGCTTTATCCGGAAGGGGAAATTTTTCCTTTACATCTATAGTTAACTTCCTTTGATATAGTCAAAACTTTACGGTTAACTATTTTTGGAGGCGCGTTTTACACTTGTTTACAAAGGGTAGCGCGCCATGCGAAGGCAGCCGAGTTGGTGTCTCTTCATATAAACCTGAGCAAATAGAATGTCTGGTTCTGGTTGTTTGACCGAGATCTCTCCACAACTCTATTGCGTGCGTTGACTTCATATATAGAGACATTAGGTCTGCCCGTTGAACTTGGATTGTTGTTTCTTTAACGAAGATTTCAGTCACACCACCTGGAAATTTTCCTTATGTACCCTTCAGTCCGAATACGAAAGCGACACGTTTCCAACTACAACCCCAACTACGCCTTCCACTCCGTTGAGAGAAAGCCAGTTCAGCGTCATTAGGGTCTGTTATAAgtttaaggaaaaaaagactttttgatAGAGAGTAAGGAACGTGAAATCGATGACAGCAGCGTTGAAAGCATTCTCCTCTAAGAATTTCATCCTGGTTACCCGGGATCATATGAATAGGTCCTTAGCTGATGATTTAACCTACCCTCATATCCCTAATTTTGAACCAGTCACTAGATCACTTTTATTCTAATTTCAGATGACACGTGTACCTGGAATGGTGACCAGCCTTTGGTAGATAAAGAGGGTAACAGAAATCCCGATCTTCCAACCCATTCTAATGTGTCAGACCTGAAACAGACTCGCAGTGACGGAATCCGTTCAAAAAGCCTCTTTGACGTAGAGGGTTCCATTAACTTTGATTtctgtgaaaatggtgaaataGATTTAAGATAAAAGTACGCGTGAAGCCACTGAAAAAtcagctgttattattttttattagaaGTAGGCATTTGACGGTCTTTCCTCTGTTTTGGCTGATGAGGTGTTTCAGCTGATTCAAACCTCGACAGTTATAGTCAAAATCGAAAACATGTAACCAGAGGTACTTACGATTTACATGGAAATTCCGgatggaaaatcaaatggtacgcgccattccgtttgggaaacctcagaaaatatgggctgtgatttaAGGCGACGCAAATTGTCTACTCTTTTTGGTCTGTTCAGCTAATTGGGATATACTTGGCAGCAGGTCAGGCccgagttgttcaaaagctggatagcgctattcaccggataaatcactttcCAACGGATAAGTATTAGAGGAACCCCCTgcgctatccaatggatagtgatttatccggtggatatcgttatccaccttttgaacaacttgggcCAGACGTTACAGTATTATTTTCATGCACAGGATTTCCACTCGGATGGTGTGTGTAAATGGTTAGCACCCAAGGTATGCTAAACTGATGGCCCCAGTAAGAAATTAGAACGCTGCCTAACAGTAAAATTAAACTCCTTTAC is a window from the Porites lutea chromosome 10, jaPorLute2.1, whole genome shotgun sequence genome containing:
- the LOC140950922 gene encoding UV radiation resistance-associated protein-like translates to MASKESLGRVRHFNLLSQQLRLRHLRSISVRNIVPKFTISGDCLLDQLIETFFTLHADEGDETAIYTSEKIKYSLNPTWASFDPSSWSHSTAMTTFTVKVWGGQNEKFQLIIEWQVDLPSLQYLGDQVKYSKYGHNTAIFGLIDGYYGAPSGQKIHEVGNNSELLASQRKDAIRVDFDQVLTSYNTSSLQRMKMTQKSIQQTQLSVKNVCQLIQNKVESDLKYTSQLSEEEMLTLKIKLLREELLSKYKQLLKEREEEKNFLEKLREHELNLERNKEQLELWKSSLREHKQAHIGKRESLVKLTAQLGMRRRQLISELMSIYPIVELKGTKEKLICGVRLPNSESDEFTAMDDETLAVALGYTCHVVSMIARFLQLPLRYPVNSHGSRSTIVDLTSEKVPEKDRKFPLHNRGKELAKFFYGIFLLNKNIAQIRQVNGLGTPNLRNTLPNLKDLLDTKFRTSDLVKSAPLTIIRKSPLKPHKNRSSTSEDSSPRPRPPSFDNVMLQSMDATTSEPKPDLLDLSVNPEPPANPDTTDAPVRSADHDIPTKPALPDKPGKPTLPDKPAKLVLLDTPAKPPIPEKPARLSSHDQLVKPTLPLKPAKTAFPVQHENCGVAVPLSADQVHQTQTADKSPMATENSIAIGQNRSNGLFAGNVADHRQGAVTEESALFIPSQGTSRFLGQQRMRKSLKHQRNTVTTGKPYRTFSLKARRSNTQSQKQKLVRTGSADSTNTGKEASINFAGNTVNNFIQFEGRPSHPNQSESGDSGSMRQDDTCTWNGDQPLVDKEGNRNPDLPTHSNVSDLKQTRSDGIRSKSLFDVEGSINFDFCENGEIDLR